TCAGATAATATATCTTTAAATGGTGCTTTAGGATATTATTCTTATGACGTTGATTCTTATGAATTAGATTCTGATTCAGAAAGTGATTTAGGAATTAAATTTGGTATAGAGACAGCTATGCCGCTTAGTACTAACATGGACTTTGTAGGAAAAATTTCTTATAGAGTTCTTGAAATTGAAGATGCTGATTTTGATGGGTTAGAGTTATCTACTGGATTTACAGTTAGGTTTTAATATATGATAACAATGAAAAGAGCCAATATCGGCTCTTTTTTTATTTTAGGGTTAGAAAAATAAAAGCCTAGACCTGTTTTGCTAAAGATTAACTATTCTCAATGTTCAAATATTGTGTTTTTAAAGAAATTATTATATAATTTATAAAAAGTCTTTTATTAATAATCTTTATATTAATTTATACATTTACAACAACATACTTTAAATATATATCAGCCTTTGAGGTGAAAACAAATGAGAAAAAATTTAGGAAGACGAGAAAAGGTACTTGATTTATTGTATCAAGCCGAGGGGAATTATTTATCTGGAGAAGAGTTAAGTAATAAATTAGGAGTTTCTCGCACAACAATCTGGAAGTATATTAAATATTTGCGAGAGGCAGGATATCATATTGACTCTTCATCAAAGATTGGCTATAGATTAATTACTCCTGCTGATAATTTATTACCAGAAGAGATTAAACGTAATCTGAATACAGATGTAATTGGTCAAAAGATAATTTATTATAAAGAGATAGAATCGACCAATGATGCAGCTAAGAAGTTAGCTCAAAGTGGACTAAAAGAAGGAACAATAGTTGTCTCTGAGGAGCAGAAGAAAGGTAAGGGGCGTTTAGGTAAAGAGTTCTGTAGTCCTTTAGGAGGGATTTGGATATCCTGCATTCTGCGCCCTGATATCAAGCCTACCTTGGCTACTAGAGCTACCTATATTGCTTCTTTAGCTATAGTTAAGACGATAAATAAGCTAAGTGATGTAGATGCTAAGATAAAATGGCCTAATGACATTTTAGTTGGAGACAAGAAGGTTAGTGGAATTTTGACTGAGATGGGTGCTGAGTTAGATAGAGTTGATTACCTAGTAGTTGGGATGGGAATTAACCTTAATTTTCCTTTAGATAGTTTTGACAAATCTTTACATAATAAAGTAACTACTATCTATCATGAGACAAGCAAGAAGATAAGTAGAGTTAAATTTGTACAGGTTCTATTAGAAGAGATAGAGGTGATTTATCAGAAATTAAATGACTTTGAAGATATATTAGAAGAGTGGAAAGAATATTCTTATACAATTGGTAAGCAGGTTCAGGTAGAGAGTAGTAAGGAGAAAGTTTCAGGAACAGCTATTGATATAGCTAGTGATGGTGCTTTAATTGTTAAAGTGGGCAATGAAATAAGAAAGTTTTATTCTGGAGAAGTTTCTTTAGGTCATAGTAATTTTAGTTCAGGAAATTAATATAATTTTTCCAACTTTAGAATGAGGTTTAAAATGAAGTAAAGTTGGAGAACAGTGACAAGTGACTAGTAACGAGTGACGAGTAAAAAATATAAAAATATTATAGAATTCACTTTGGACATTTATATAGATAATAATGTGATGAGGAGAGGAAGTTAATGATTTTAGCTATAGATGTAGGTAATACTAATACTGTGTTGGGTTTATATGAACAAGATGAATTACTAATAGATTGGAGAGTTTCTACAGATAGAGGTAAGACTATTGATGAATATGGAATTTTATTCAGAAATCTTTTTGAGAGTAACAGTTTTAAATTAGAAGAGATTGATAGAATTATTATTTCATCGGTTGTTCCACCAGTGATTAACACTTTAGATGAGGTAGCTATTAAGTACTTTGGAGTAGAAGCTTTAATTATAGGTCCAGGAGTTAAAACTGGGATTAATATAAAGATGGATAATCCAAAAGAAGTAGGGGCAGATAGAATTGTAAATACAGTAGCAGCTAATAACTTATATGGTGGGCCAGCCATTATTATTGATTTTGGGACAGCAACTACTTTTGATGTACTATCTAAACAAGGTGAATATGTCGGTGGGGTTATTGCTCCTGGTATTGGAATATCAACAGAAGCTTTATTTAATCAAGCTGCTAAATTACCTAAAATTGAGTTGAATTTTCCTCCCAAGGTAATTGCTAAAAATACTCATAATGCCTTACAATCTGGTATTTTATATGGTTTTGTTAGTCAAGTTGATGGAATTGTAAAGAGGATGAAAGAAGAGATATCTGAGGAAATTAAAGTGATAGCTACTGGAGGTTTAGCTGAGTTGATCAGTCCATATTCTGAAGAGATAGATATACATAATGAATTTCTTACATTAGAGGGATTAAGGTTTATTGAGAAGATGAATAGATAGTAGTTGCTAGTCAAAACTAAGAGTAAAATTTCTATTTAATTTTTATGATTCAGCTAAAGGTTAGTGTTGCTGCTGATATAGAGTGATGATAATCATTTTTTATTAACTAATAGTTAAAATTTATTTAATATAAATTAAAGTATCAAAGGAGACTTTTAGGTTTCCTTTTTATCTTTGTAGCGTATTTAAATGTAAAAGAGGTGATGATATTGTTGATAGGAGATTTAGAATTAGATAATCCAGTAATTTTAGCACCAATGGCAGGTGTTACTGATTTACCATATCGCAAGATAGTTAAGAAGATGGGATGTGGCTTAGTATGTACAGAGATGGTAAGTGCAAATGGATTGATTCATAATAATAGAAGAACAGAAGAGATGCTAGAGATAGATACAGAGGAACGGCCGGTTTCTTTACAGATATTTGGTAATGATCCAGAAGTTATGGCTAAAGCAGCTAAAATAGTAGAATCTGTCAGTCAGCCTGAGATAATAGATTTAAATGTAGGATGTCCTACTCCTAAAATTGTCAAAAATGGCTATGGTTCTGCTTTAATGAAAGAACCTAGACTACTTGCTCAGATAGTTAAAAGTATGGTCGAAGCTGTTAATACACCTGTTACTATTAAGATTAGAACAGGTTGGGATCAAGATAATATTAATGCTGTAGAAATAGCTAAAATTGCAGAGAATAATGGTGCTCAAGCTATAGCAGTACATGGTAGAACTAGAAGTCAATTTTATAGTGGTAAAGCAGATTGGAGCATTATAGCTGATGTAAAGAGATCTGTTTCTATTCCTGTAATAGGTAATGGTGATATTTTTAGTCCAGAGGATGCTATAAAAATGATAGATGAGACGGGTTGTGACGGTATAATGATTGGAAGGGGAGCTCAAGGTAATCCCTGGATATTTAAAAGAACTGCTCACTATCTAAAAACTGGAGAGTTATTGCCATTGCCAAAATCATCTGAGAAGATAGATATAGCTATTGAGCACTTAGATAATCTAGTAGATTATAAAGGAGAGTATGTAGCAGTTAGAGAGATGAGAAAGCATACATCATGGTATATTAAAGGTCTTCGCAATTGTACAGTGATAAAAGATATGTTAAACCAGACGAAAAATGCATTTAAAATGAAAGATATATTATTAGAATATAGAGCTCAGTTAAGCTGACATCAATTTTGATGTCAGCTTTTTTTCTTTTTTATACATAAATTTTAGATAGTTGTTACATATTAAATTGAGAGTTTTATAGTAAAATTTTCAAGAGGTGGTAGTGATGAAGAGAGTTATAAGTATTAGTTTAGGTTCCTCAACAAGAGACCATAAGGTAGAAATAGATATTCTAGGAGAACATTTTATCATTGAACGAATTGGTACAAATGGTGATATTGATCAAGCTATTAAATTATTTAAACAGTTAGATGGAAACGTAGATGCTTTTGGTCTAGGAGGGATAGATCTATATTTATATGCAGGCAAGAAAAAATATTTATTAAGAGATGCTAAAAAAATAGTAAAAAACATTAACAAAACTCCTATAGTTGATGGAAGTGGTTTGAAAAATACTTTAGAAAGAGCTGCTATTAGGTCTATTAATAACAAAGTAGATTTAAAAAATAAAAAAGTTTTAATAGTTTGTGCATTAGATAGGTTTGGGATGGCGGAAGCTTTTAATAATATAGGAGCAGATTTGTTAATTGGTGACTTAATCTTTGGACTTGGACTGCCTGTACCTCTTAAATCTTTAGAGATTTTATATAATGTAGCTAAAATTATTATGCCTGTGGTAAGCAAGTTACCCTTTAACCTTTTATATCCAACAGGAAATGAACAAGAGAATATAAAGAATAAATATAATAAATACTATGATTGGGCTGATATTATAGCAGGTGATTTTCATTACATAAAGAGATATCTGCCAAAGGATTTAGATAATAAGGTTGTTATAACTAATACAATAACTTCATCAGATGTGAACTTATTAAAGGATAGAGGGATAAGTAAGTTAATAACAACTACACCGGAATTTAGAGGTCGGTCTTTTGGCACCAATGTAATGGAAGCAGTTCTGGTTACATTATTAGATAAGCCTTTAGAAGAAATTAGAATTTCAGATTATTTAAATATATTACGTGAAATTAAGTTTGAACCACGAATTGAAGATTTTGATCAATTTTATATGTCAAATAATTAAGAGGTTATAGAGATATAATTTGCTCCAAGTTATGAGGAGGTAAAGCAATGAACAAATTTGGTTTTATTATTCATCCACTTACAATAAAAGATATTGCTAGAAAATTTCCTGTTTCTAAATTTTTCTCTGATGATTTAATGAAGAAGGTAATTAAACTAGTACCCCCATTTAAAGCATCTAAGATAACAGGTGTTAAGTCAGATTTAGGAATTGAAACCGAAGGATATTTTATATGTTGTCCACTTACATCAAAACAGATGATAGAAGCTCCAGTAGAGGAAGTGATGGAAAAGATTATTTCGGCTGGAAATATAGCCATAGATTTAGGATGTCAAATTGTAGGTTTAGGTGCATTTACTTCTGTAGTAGGGGACAAAGGAGTTACAGTAGCCAAAAATTTAGATATTCCAGTAACTACAGGGAACAGCTATACAGTTGCCACTGCTTTAGAAGGGACTAAATTAGCTAGTGATATAATGGGAATTAATATAAAGAAAAGTAATATATTAATTGTAGGAGCAACTGGATCTATAGGTAAAGCCTGTACAAGGATTTTAGCTAGAGATAATAATTATTTGATGTTAGCTGCTAGGAGAGAAGAGAAGCTAGAAGAGTTGGCTCAAGAGATAAGGGGTAAATACAATACCCAGGTAAAATTTAGTGTTGATTTAAATAGCTTATTACCAGAGGCTGATATAATTATTACAGTTTCAAGTTCAATAAATAGTTTAATTGATGTTTCTTTATTAAGATCAGGAGCTATTGTTTGTGATATTGCTCGTCCTAGAGATGTTGCAGAAGAAGTTGCTTGTAAAAGAGAGGATATCTTAGTCATAGATGGAGGAATAGTAGAGGTGCCAGGAAAAGTACAGTTTAATTTAGATTTTGGTTTTCCTCCAGGAACATCTTATGCATGTATGGCAGAAACAATGATCTTGGCATTAGAAGGAAGGCTTGAAAACTATAGTTTGGGACCAGAACTTGAAATGGAAAGAATATTAGAAATAAGTAGTTTAGCTATAAAACATGGTTTTAAATTATCGAGTCTTAGAAGCCTAGAAAGAGAGATAACTTTACAGCAACTTAGTAAGGTTAGAAGAATACTAAGCTCCACTTGACAAATTTTTCAAATTGAGCTATAATAAATTATTAAAGTGGATTAAATAGTGTTAGGCTAATATGTCTTGACACTATTTTATATTTTTGAAATAATAAATATATTATCATAATAAAGAAAAGGGGTAATTCAGAATGAAAGAAGAGCGTGTTGTTATATCTGAAGAAGGATTAAATAAATTAAAAGAAGAATTACAATACCTCAGAGGACCGAAACGAAAAGAGGTAGCTCAAAGAATAAAAGAAGCAAGAGCCCTTGGTGATATCAGTGAAAACTCTGAATATGATGATGCTAAAAATGAACAAGCTTTTGTAGAAGGAAGGATAAAAGAGCTTGAGCAGATGGTGAAAAATGCTGAGGTTTTAAATACAGAAGAGATAGATACTACTAAAGTGAGCATAGGGACTAGGGTAAAAATTAAAGATTTAGACTTTGATGAAGAAGAAGAATATACAATAGTTGGATCTACAGAATCTAATCCAGATGATCAAAAGATTTCTAATTCTTCGCCGATTGGTAAAGGTTTAATGGGACATAGTGTTGGAGATGTAGTTGAAATTAATGTACCAGCTGGAACAATTAAATTTGAAATTTTATCAATTAAAAAATAGTATATTTAATACAATTTGGGGGTATATAAGATTATGGTAGAAAATGATTTGAATGAATTGATGTTAGAACGTCGTAAAAAGTTAGATGAATTGAACGAGAAAGGTGTTGAAGCTTATAGTAATGATTTTGAGCGAGAGGACTTAATAGCTGATATCCTATCTGACTTCGAAAAATTAGAAAGTGAAGAAAGAGTTATTAAAACTGCAGGAAGAATTATGGCTTTAAGAAATCATGGTAAATCTACTTTTGCTGATATTATGGACATGTCTGGAAAAGTTCAGATTTATGGTCAAAAAAATAAGCTCGGTGAAGAAGATTACGATTTATTAACTAGTTTGAATATTGGAGATCATATCGGTGTAGAAGGAACAGTATTTAAAACTAGACGTGGAGAGATAAGTATTAGAGTTTCTGGATTTAAATTATTATCCAAATCTCTACGACCATTACCAGAAAAATGGCATGGGCTAAAAGATGTGGAATTAAGATATCGACAAAGATATGTAGATTTAGTGGTAAATCCTGATGTTAAAGAAAAGTTTATTTTAAGAAGTAAAATATTACATAATATTAGAAGATACTTAGAGG
This DNA window, taken from Orenia marismortui DSM 5156, encodes the following:
- a CDS encoding biotin--[acetyl-CoA-carboxylase] ligase gives rise to the protein MRKNLGRREKVLDLLYQAEGNYLSGEELSNKLGVSRTTIWKYIKYLREAGYHIDSSSKIGYRLITPADNLLPEEIKRNLNTDVIGQKIIYYKEIESTNDAAKKLAQSGLKEGTIVVSEEQKKGKGRLGKEFCSPLGGIWISCILRPDIKPTLATRATYIASLAIVKTINKLSDVDAKIKWPNDILVGDKKVSGILTEMGAELDRVDYLVVGMGINLNFPLDSFDKSLHNKVTTIYHETSKKISRVKFVQVLLEEIEVIYQKLNDFEDILEEWKEYSYTIGKQVQVESSKEKVSGTAIDIASDGALIVKVGNEIRKFYSGEVSLGHSNFSSGN
- a CDS encoding type III pantothenate kinase; amino-acid sequence: MILAIDVGNTNTVLGLYEQDELLIDWRVSTDRGKTIDEYGILFRNLFESNSFKLEEIDRIIISSVVPPVINTLDEVAIKYFGVEALIIGPGVKTGINIKMDNPKEVGADRIVNTVAANNLYGGPAIIIDFGTATTFDVLSKQGEYVGGVIAPGIGISTEALFNQAAKLPKIELNFPPKVIAKNTHNALQSGILYGFVSQVDGIVKRMKEEISEEIKVIATGGLAELISPYSEEIDIHNEFLTLEGLRFIEKMNR
- the dusB gene encoding tRNA dihydrouridine synthase DusB, whose amino-acid sequence is MLIGDLELDNPVILAPMAGVTDLPYRKIVKKMGCGLVCTEMVSANGLIHNNRRTEEMLEIDTEERPVSLQIFGNDPEVMAKAAKIVESVSQPEIIDLNVGCPTPKIVKNGYGSALMKEPRLLAQIVKSMVEAVNTPVTIKIRTGWDQDNINAVEIAKIAENNGAQAIAVHGRTRSQFYSGKADWSIIADVKRSVSIPVIGNGDIFSPEDAIKMIDETGCDGIMIGRGAQGNPWIFKRTAHYLKTGELLPLPKSSEKIDIAIEHLDNLVDYKGEYVAVREMRKHTSWYIKGLRNCTVIKDMLNQTKNAFKMKDILLEYRAQLS
- a CDS encoding SDR family NAD(P)-dependent oxidoreductase, with amino-acid sequence MNKFGFIIHPLTIKDIARKFPVSKFFSDDLMKKVIKLVPPFKASKITGVKSDLGIETEGYFICCPLTSKQMIEAPVEEVMEKIISAGNIAIDLGCQIVGLGAFTSVVGDKGVTVAKNLDIPVTTGNSYTVATALEGTKLASDIMGINIKKSNILIVGATGSIGKACTRILARDNNYLMLAARREEKLEELAQEIRGKYNTQVKFSVDLNSLLPEADIIITVSSSINSLIDVSLLRSGAIVCDIARPRDVAEEVACKREDILVIDGGIVEVPGKVQFNLDFGFPPGTSYACMAETMILALEGRLENYSLGPELEMERILEISSLAIKHGFKLSSLRSLEREITLQQLSKVRRILSST
- the greA gene encoding transcription elongation factor GreA, yielding MKEERVVISEEGLNKLKEELQYLRGPKRKEVAQRIKEARALGDISENSEYDDAKNEQAFVEGRIKELEQMVKNAEVLNTEEIDTTKVSIGTRVKIKDLDFDEEEEYTIVGSTESNPDDQKISNSSPIGKGLMGHSVGDVVEINVPAGTIKFEILSIKK